A part of Cyanobacteria bacterium GSL.Bin1 genomic DNA contains:
- the hypC gene encoding HypC/HybG/HupF family hydrogenase formation chaperone: protein MCLAIPGKIMSITGDDPLLKAAKVSFSGVAKEVSLAYVPEAAVGDYVVVHVGFALSVIDAEAAQKTLEDLQELEAIL, encoded by the coding sequence ATGTGCCTAGCTATACCAGGAAAAATAATGAGTATAACCGGGGATGATCCCCTCTTAAAAGCTGCAAAAGTGAGCTTTAGCGGTGTCGCAAAAGAAGTCAGTCTGGCTTATGTCCCAGAGGCTGCAGTCGGCGATTATGTCGTCGTTCATGTGGGATTTGCCCTCAGCGTGATCGATGCAGAAGCTGCACAAAAAACCCTGGAAGATTTACAAGAATTAGAAGCAATTCTTTAA
- the nifJ gene encoding pyruvate:ferredoxin (flavodoxin) oxidoreductase: MTAQKTAMLDGNEAIARVAYRLNEVIAIYPITPASPMGEWPDAWASQGQPNLWGTVPSVVEMQSEGGAAGAVHGSLQTGALTTTFTASQGLLLMIPNLYKIAGELSRAVIHVAARSVAAQALSIFGEHSDVMAARGTGFAFLSSASVQEAHDLALIAQAATLKTRIPFLHFCDGFRTSHEIQKIELLENEDLEAFVDKADIFDHRQLALSPDHPVLRGTAQNPDVFFQARESVNSFYNDCPAVVQAMMDKFGERTGRQYQLYEYHGAPDAERVVVLMGSGCETAHEAVDYLTAQGEKVGVLKVRLYRPWDVNRFVEALPETTRAIAVLDRTKEPGSSGEPLYLDVVTAVQEAWTGTLPKVVGGRYGLSSKEFTPAMVKGVLDNLSQDKPKNHFTIGINDDLTHTSLTYDPEFSTEPETVSRAVFYGLGSDGTVGANKNSIKIIGSETENYAQGYFVYDSKKSGAVTVSHLRFGPDPIRSTYLIDQANFVGCHQWSFLEKLDVLEVAAQGATFLLNSPYPPDQVWDHLPLEVQEEIVRKGLEVYAIDANRVARESGMGGRINTVMQTCFFALSGVLPRDEGIAQIKRAIEKTYGKKGTEIVQMNLSAVDNTLDNLYRIDVQTVNSPTHRQPPVPETAPPFVQDVLGKMIARQGDELPVSALPCDGTYPTGTAKWEKRGVAQEIPVWDPDVCVQCGKCIMVCPHAVIRGKVYDEGELGNAPSEFKFTDIKDKAFQGQKFTIQVSPEDCTGCAVCVDVCPAKDKTQPSRKAINMAERLPIRDQEQENWDFFLNLPNPDRKQLNVERMRQQQWQEPLFEFSGACAGCGETPYVKLASQLFGDRMVVANATGCSSIYGGNLPTTPWTQNADGRGPAWSNSLFEDNAEFGFGFRISIDKQADFAKELLKKLAAEIGENLVEGILNQEQRSEADIWEQRERVDQLKEKLANLDSPEAKQLLNLADYLVKKSVWIVGGDGWAYDIGFGGLDHVLASGRDVNILVLDTEVYSNTGGQASKATPRAAVAKFAAGGKPTSKKDLGAIAMTYGNVYVGSVAMGARDEHTLKVFLEAEAYPGPSLILAYSHCIAHGINMKTAMSHQKDLVDSGRWLLYRYHPELKAQGQNPLHMDSRTPKKPVSQSMYKENRFQMLTKTNPEAAKQLLQEAQEDAEARWQRYQQLASQGSSEQ, encoded by the coding sequence ATGACTGCTCAAAAAACAGCAATGTTGGATGGAAACGAAGCCATTGCACGGGTGGCTTATCGCCTCAATGAGGTAATTGCCATCTATCCCATTACTCCCGCCTCTCCAATGGGAGAATGGCCGGATGCCTGGGCATCGCAAGGACAGCCCAATTTATGGGGAACCGTGCCGTCGGTTGTGGAAATGCAAAGTGAAGGCGGGGCTGCCGGGGCAGTTCACGGATCATTGCAAACAGGGGCACTGACCACCACCTTTACCGCCTCCCAAGGCTTATTATTAATGATCCCCAATTTATATAAAATTGCTGGAGAGTTAAGTCGAGCAGTGATTCATGTAGCAGCGCGATCAGTGGCTGCGCAAGCCCTCTCGATTTTTGGAGAACACAGTGATGTCATGGCAGCACGGGGAACCGGGTTTGCTTTCTTATCCTCTGCGTCTGTACAAGAAGCCCATGATTTAGCCCTGATTGCCCAAGCCGCAACCCTAAAAACACGAATCCCCTTTCTTCACTTCTGCGATGGGTTTCGCACTTCTCACGAAATTCAAAAAATAGAACTCCTCGAAAATGAAGATTTAGAGGCGTTCGTGGATAAAGCAGATATCTTTGATCATCGCCAACTCGCCCTCTCCCCTGATCACCCAGTTTTGCGGGGAACCGCCCAAAATCCCGATGTCTTTTTCCAAGCGCGAGAGAGTGTGAATTCCTTTTATAACGATTGTCCGGCTGTTGTGCAAGCGATGATGGACAAGTTTGGAGAACGAACGGGACGACAGTATCAACTGTATGAATATCATGGCGCCCCCGATGCTGAGCGCGTGGTCGTTTTAATGGGATCCGGGTGTGAAACCGCCCATGAAGCAGTGGATTATTTGACCGCCCAAGGGGAAAAAGTTGGGGTCTTAAAAGTGCGGTTGTATCGTCCGTGGGATGTGAATCGCTTTGTGGAAGCCCTGCCTGAAACCACCCGCGCGATCGCGGTATTAGACCGTACCAAAGAACCCGGTAGCAGTGGTGAACCCCTCTATTTAGATGTGGTCACCGCAGTGCAAGAAGCCTGGACCGGGACCCTACCCAAAGTCGTCGGCGGACGCTATGGCTTATCCTCAAAAGAGTTTACGCCCGCGATGGTGAAAGGGGTACTGGATAATCTCAGTCAAGACAAACCGAAAAATCACTTTACCATTGGTATTAACGATGACCTCACCCATACCTCCTTAACGTATGATCCAGAATTCTCCACAGAACCGGAAACAGTCTCCCGTGCAGTATTCTATGGCTTAGGATCGGATGGAACCGTGGGGGCGAATAAGAACTCGATCAAAATTATTGGTAGCGAAACCGAAAATTACGCCCAAGGGTACTTTGTCTATGATTCTAAGAAATCGGGCGCCGTTACCGTCTCTCACTTACGCTTCGGTCCCGATCCGATTCGTTCCACCTATTTAATCGATCAAGCGAACTTTGTCGGGTGTCATCAGTGGTCCTTCTTAGAAAAACTGGATGTACTGGAAGTGGCAGCCCAAGGGGCAACCTTCTTATTGAACAGTCCTTATCCGCCCGATCAGGTGTGGGATCATTTGCCTTTGGAAGTGCAAGAAGAAATTGTTCGCAAAGGCTTAGAAGTTTACGCCATTGATGCGAACCGAGTTGCCCGCGAAAGCGGCATGGGCGGACGGATTAATACCGTCATGCAAACGTGTTTCTTTGCCCTGTCTGGGGTGTTACCCCGAGACGAAGGGATTGCCCAAATCAAACGCGCGATCGAGAAGACTTATGGGAAGAAAGGAACTGAGATTGTGCAGATGAATCTCTCGGCGGTGGATAATACGCTCGATAACCTGTACCGCATTGATGTCCAGACCGTTAACAGTCCCACTCATCGTCAACCGCCTGTCCCAGAAACAGCACCCCCCTTCGTACAGGATGTGTTAGGAAAAATGATCGCCCGCCAAGGGGATGAACTTCCGGTGAGTGCTTTACCCTGCGATGGCACCTATCCCACTGGAACCGCCAAATGGGAAAAACGAGGGGTCGCTCAAGAAATCCCGGTTTGGGACCCGGATGTTTGTGTCCAATGTGGCAAGTGCATCATGGTTTGTCCCCATGCGGTAATTCGGGGGAAAGTCTATGACGAAGGCGAGTTAGGGAATGCACCCAGTGAGTTTAAGTTTACTGACATTAAAGACAAAGCCTTCCAAGGACAGAAATTTACGATTCAAGTGTCGCCAGAAGATTGCACCGGTTGCGCCGTTTGTGTGGATGTTTGTCCGGCAAAAGATAAAACCCAGCCCTCACGGAAAGCCATTAATATGGCAGAACGGTTGCCAATACGGGATCAGGAACAGGAAAATTGGGACTTCTTCTTGAATTTGCCGAATCCTGACCGCAAACAGTTAAATGTGGAACGGATGCGCCAACAGCAATGGCAAGAACCCCTCTTTGAATTCTCGGGTGCTTGTGCCGGTTGTGGAGAAACGCCTTATGTGAAATTGGCGAGTCAACTGTTCGGGGATCGGATGGTGGTTGCCAATGCCACAGGTTGTTCTTCCATCTACGGCGGAAACTTACCGACGACCCCTTGGACACAAAACGCAGACGGGCGAGGTCCCGCCTGGTCCAATAGTCTGTTTGAAGATAATGCGGAATTTGGTTTTGGTTTCCGGATCTCCATTGATAAACAAGCCGATTTTGCCAAAGAACTCCTGAAAAAACTAGCTGCGGAGATCGGGGAAAACCTGGTTGAGGGGATTCTGAACCAAGAACAACGCTCAGAAGCCGATATTTGGGAACAACGGGAACGGGTTGACCAATTGAAAGAAAAACTGGCAAATCTCGATTCCCCAGAGGCAAAACAACTGTTAAACCTGGCTGATTATCTGGTGAAAAAATCTGTCTGGATTGTTGGCGGTGACGGTTGGGCGTATGATATTGGCTTTGGCGGATTAGATCATGTCCTTGCCAGTGGTCGCGATGTGAATATTCTTGTTTTGGATACAGAAGTGTATTCCAATACGGGTGGACAAGCCTCGAAAGCAACGCCTCGCGCTGCTGTTGCCAAATTTGCTGCCGGTGGGAAGCCCACATCGAAGAAAGATTTGGGCGCGATCGCGATGACCTATGGCAATGTCTATGTCGGCAGCGTCGCGATGGGCGCACGGGATGAACACACCCTAAAAGTCTTTTTAGAAGCGGAAGCCTATCCCGGTCCTTCGTTAATTCTGGCGTACTCCCACTGCATTGCTCATGGCATCAATATGAAAACCGCCATGAGTCATCAAAAAGACTTGGTGGACAGTGGTCGCTGGTTACTGTATCGCTATCACCCAGAACTGAAAGCACAGGGACAAAATCCGTTGCACATGGATTCGCGAACCCCGAAAAAACCGGTGAGCCAGTCCATGTATAAAGAAAATCGCTTCCAAATGCTGACGAAAACTAATCCCGAAGCAGCGAAACAGTTACTGCAAGAAGCCCAAGAAGATGCCGAAGCCCGTTGGCAACGGTATCAGCAGCTTGCTTCTCAAGGTAGCAGTGAGCAGTAA
- a CDS encoding dihydroorotate dehydrogenase-like protein: MDLTTNYLGLELRSPLISAAAAPLSEDLDNIKRLADAGAGAIVLHSLFEEQLMREKFELHHHLEYGTESFAEALTYFPEPDEFHVGPELYLEHIASAKAATGLPIIASLNGYSRGGWVEYARRMEEAGASAIELNVYFVPTDFNFSASDTEQIYLDILQDVKAEVNIPIAMKLSPFFTNMAYMAKRCAESGANGLVLFNRFLQPEISPEELEVQPQVHLSHSADALLAVRWIAILYGRIGTDFAATGGIHTGRDVIKALMAGAKTTQICSALLRHGIDYLRDMERQLQHWMTEHEYASVKEMQGTMSQFYCADESAYERAQYMRLLQETQPLWHPVSTTATLSSSQS; this comes from the coding sequence ATGGATCTAACAACTAATTATCTCGGACTTGAGCTGCGATCGCCGCTGATTTCTGCGGCGGCAGCCCCCTTATCAGAAGATCTCGACAACATTAAACGCCTTGCTGATGCCGGGGCGGGTGCCATTGTCCTTCATTCTCTCTTTGAAGAACAATTGATGCGAGAGAAATTTGAATTGCATCATCACCTGGAATACGGAACCGAAAGTTTTGCCGAAGCATTAACCTATTTCCCCGAACCCGATGAATTTCATGTGGGACCGGAACTCTATCTTGAACATATTGCCAGCGCCAAAGCAGCGACCGGGTTACCGATTATTGCCAGTCTCAATGGCTATTCTCGCGGCGGCTGGGTTGAATATGCCCGACGGATGGAGGAAGCGGGGGCGAGCGCGATCGAGCTGAATGTTTACTTTGTTCCCACCGACTTTAACTTTTCTGCCAGTGACACAGAACAAATCTATCTGGATATTCTCCAAGATGTCAAAGCAGAGGTCAATATTCCCATTGCGATGAAACTCAGCCCGTTCTTTACCAACATGGCTTATATGGCAAAACGTTGCGCCGAAAGTGGAGCCAATGGTTTAGTATTATTCAATCGCTTTTTGCAACCTGAAATCAGCCCCGAAGAATTAGAAGTGCAACCGCAAGTGCATCTTAGCCATTCGGCTGATGCCCTCTTGGCAGTCCGTTGGATTGCCATTCTCTACGGTCGCATTGGTACTGATTTTGCGGCTACTGGTGGTATTCATACAGGGCGCGATGTGATTAAAGCACTGATGGCAGGGGCAAAAACCACCCAAATTTGTTCAGCGCTCTTACGGCATGGTATTGACTACCTTCGAGACATGGAACGTCAACTCCAACATTGGATGACGGAGCACGAATATGCCTCTGTAAAAGAAATGCAGGGCACGATGTCTCAGTTCTATTGTGCTGATGAATCAGCTTACGAACGAGCGCAGTATATGCGGTTACTTCAAGAAACGCAGCCCTTGTGGCATCCTGTTTCCACTACAGCAACATTATCTTCATCCCAATCATAA
- a CDS encoding ATP-dependent 6-phosphofructokinase — MGKKRIGILTSGGDCPGLNCAIRAVLSHATLTYDYEVLGIPYATEGLRERKAISFPSYCVSYLHGIDPLLCVGGTILGSINKGDDETLASADEIIGGYKDLGLDALIAIGGDGSMAILRELARKGDWNLVVIPKTIDNDVAMAGQSLGFNSAVSTVTESLERLSFTAASHDRALVIEVMGRTAGHLALNSGIAGGADIILIPEIPYSIASMVRHIDRLREEQERRFAIIVVAEGVQNPVDIPLEANENCAISISQQIAQQISKYTKGNVDSRVTVLGHVQRGGLPSALDSIIGATLGKTAVDLVAQEKYDQMVAWRDGETVGIPLQEVVDNSPILVDPNCNLVQTARALGTYVGEIT, encoded by the coding sequence ATGGGAAAAAAACGAATTGGTATTTTAACCAGCGGGGGAGACTGTCCCGGATTAAACTGTGCCATCCGCGCCGTTCTCAGTCACGCCACTCTCACTTATGATTACGAAGTCTTAGGGATTCCTTATGCCACAGAAGGCTTACGGGAACGCAAAGCGATTTCTTTTCCCTCCTATTGTGTGAGTTATCTCCACGGAATTGATCCATTGCTCTGCGTTGGCGGCACCATTCTGGGCAGTATTAACAAAGGGGATGATGAAACCCTCGCTTCTGCTGATGAAATTATTGGGGGTTACAAAGATTTAGGCTTAGATGCCCTAATTGCCATTGGCGGAGATGGCAGTATGGCTATCTTGCGGGAATTAGCCCGTAAGGGAGACTGGAATTTAGTGGTCATTCCAAAGACCATTGATAATGATGTTGCCATGGCCGGTCAGTCTTTAGGCTTTAATAGTGCGGTGAGTACCGTTACTGAATCTTTAGAACGTCTTAGTTTTACCGCAGCCAGCCACGATCGCGCTCTCGTCATCGAAGTCATGGGACGCACCGCAGGACATCTGGCTCTTAATTCTGGCATTGCCGGCGGGGCTGATATTATCCTCATCCCTGAGATTCCCTATTCCATCGCCAGTATGGTGCGGCATATTGATCGGTTGCGAGAAGAACAGGAACGACGGTTTGCGATTATTGTTGTTGCCGAAGGAGTGCAAAATCCCGTTGATATTCCCCTAGAAGCGAATGAAAATTGTGCCATTAGCATTTCTCAACAGATTGCCCAACAAATCTCAAAATATACAAAAGGTAATGTTGATAGTCGGGTGACAGTACTGGGTCATGTCCAACGCGGTGGACTGCCTTCGGCTCTTGACAGTATTATCGGGGCAACCTTAGGGAAAACTGCCGTTGATTTGGTTGCTCAAGAAAAATACGATCAAATGGTGGCTTGGCGCGATGGCGAAACAGTTGGCATTCCCTTGCAAGAGGTAGTAGATAACAGCCCGATCCTGGTTGACCCCAACTGTAACTTAGTGCAAACGGCTCGGGCGCTAGGCACGTATGTGGGAGAAATAACGTGA
- the hypD gene encoding hydrogenase formation protein HypD has product MKYVSEYRNPTLAQACADAIAQTVTQPWTLMEICGGQTHAIVKYGLNQLLPPEVTLIHGPGCPVCVTPMHLIDRAIALAALPEVIFCSFGDMLRVPGSEKDLFWIKSQGGDVRIVYSPMEAVALARENPDREVVFFAIGFETTAPATAMAVYQAQQENLQNFSLLVSHVLVPPAMEAILSAPDCRVQGFLAAGHVCTVMGYHEYSAIASRYKIPIVVTGFEPVDILQGIYLCIQQLESGRYEVENQYLRSVSYQGNDRAQKLIQDIFEIVPRQWRGIGAIPQSGLALKSKYAAFDAEQKFQNQLDLPTSTPETECISGEIMRGQKKPLDCPAFGIRCTPESPLGAPMVSSEGACAAYYLYQK; this is encoded by the coding sequence GTGAAGTACGTTAGCGAATATCGTAATCCAACTCTGGCTCAAGCTTGTGCGGACGCGATCGCGCAAACAGTCACGCAACCGTGGACCCTGATGGAAATTTGTGGGGGACAAACCCATGCCATCGTTAAATACGGGCTGAATCAGCTCTTACCGCCGGAGGTAACGCTGATTCATGGTCCGGGCTGTCCAGTGTGTGTGACACCAATGCATCTGATTGATCGTGCGATCGCGCTGGCGGCTCTACCTGAAGTGATTTTCTGCTCCTTTGGCGATATGTTGCGAGTGCCGGGGAGTGAAAAAGACCTCTTTTGGATCAAAAGTCAAGGAGGAGATGTTCGCATTGTGTATTCCCCCATGGAAGCGGTTGCCCTAGCCAGAGAGAACCCAGATCGGGAGGTGGTTTTTTTCGCGATCGGATTTGAAACCACCGCCCCAGCGACGGCAATGGCGGTTTATCAAGCCCAGCAAGAAAACTTACAAAATTTCTCTTTGTTAGTGTCTCATGTCCTTGTTCCCCCGGCGATGGAGGCGATTTTATCCGCCCCCGATTGTCGGGTGCAAGGCTTTCTGGCTGCGGGTCATGTGTGTACCGTCATGGGGTATCACGAATACAGTGCGATCGCGTCTCGGTACAAAATCCCCATTGTCGTGACGGGGTTTGAGCCTGTGGATATTTTGCAAGGAATTTACCTGTGTATTCAACAACTGGAAAGCGGGCGCTATGAAGTAGAAAATCAATATCTGCGTTCCGTTTCCTACCAAGGGAATGATCGCGCTCAAAAACTCATCCAAGATATTTTTGAAATTGTCCCCCGTCAGTGGCGGGGTATTGGTGCCATTCCCCAAAGTGGTCTGGCGCTAAAAAGCAAATATGCCGCGTTTGATGCGGAACAGAAATTCCAAAATCAGCTTGATCTTCCCACTTCTACTCCAGAAACGGAATGTATCAGTGGGGAAATTATGCGCGGGCAGAAAAAACCCCTCGATTGTCCCGCCTTTGGTATCCGTTGCACCCCTGAATCTCCCCTCGGTGCGCCCATGGTCTCCTCAGAAGGCGCTTGTGCTGCTTACTATCTGTATCAGAAATAA
- the hypE gene encoding hydrogenase expression/formation protein HypE: MLVTFNACPIPIQQYPNILLAHGGGGKLMNQLISEMFHPVFGDPQAIPHDAAALNLPHNKIAFTTDSYVVNPLFFPGGDIGSMAIYGTVNDLAMSGARPLYLTASFILEEGLPMSTLWQIVQSMQAAAERANVKIVTGDTKVVDQGKGDGIFINTAGIGVIEHNLQINPSTIEPGDQILLNGDLARHGIAIMAQREGWEFEEPIATDSAPVASTILELIEAGINIHCARDLTRGGLASALNEIATSSRLASTITETAIPVREDVAGACEILGLDPLYIANEGRFILFLPSADVEKACSILQHINPEARVIGEVSSEKKALVTMKSMMGTTRVVDMLSGEQLPRIC, translated from the coding sequence ATTCTTGTGACTTTTAACGCTTGCCCCATTCCGATCCAACAATATCCCAATATCCTTCTCGCCCACGGTGGCGGTGGAAAACTAATGAATCAATTGATTTCAGAAATGTTCCATCCCGTGTTTGGCGACCCGCAAGCGATTCCTCACGATGCAGCAGCCTTAAATCTCCCTCACAATAAAATTGCCTTCACGACTGATTCTTATGTGGTGAATCCTCTCTTTTTCCCCGGTGGTGATATTGGTTCCATGGCTATTTATGGAACTGTTAATGATCTTGCTATGTCCGGGGCGCGACCCCTTTATCTCACCGCAAGTTTCATTTTAGAAGAAGGACTCCCCATGTCCACCCTCTGGCAAATTGTCCAATCCATGCAAGCGGCTGCAGAAAGGGCGAATGTCAAAATCGTCACCGGAGACACCAAGGTTGTGGATCAAGGCAAAGGAGACGGCATTTTTATCAATACAGCAGGTATTGGCGTCATTGAACATAATCTTCAAATTAACCCCTCTACCATTGAACCTGGCGATCAGATTTTACTCAACGGCGATTTAGCCCGTCATGGTATTGCCATCATGGCACAGCGCGAAGGCTGGGAGTTTGAAGAACCGATTGCAACGGATTCTGCACCGGTTGCCAGTACAATTTTAGAACTGATTGAGGCGGGAATTAACATTCATTGTGCCCGCGATTTAACCCGTGGCGGTTTAGCTAGCGCCTTAAACGAAATTGCCACCAGCAGTAGATTGGCTAGCACCATCACTGAAACTGCAATTCCCGTGCGAGAAGATGTGGCTGGGGCGTGTGAAATTCTGGGACTGGATCCCCTTTATATCGCCAATGAGGGACGATTTATTCTCTTTCTTCCGTCTGCTGATGTGGAGAAAGCCTGCTCGATCTTGCAACACATCAATCCCGAAGCAAGGGTGATTGGAGAAGTCAGCAGTGAGAAAAAGGCTTTAGTGACCATGAAAAGTATGATGGGAACAACCCGTGTCGTTGATATGTTAAGCGGCGAACAACTACCGCGCATTTGTTAA
- a CDS encoding DUF815 domain-containing protein, with protein MSSSSSRPSASFLLQQAASLLLYQSVLADEVGQAFLELLQRLKEQRDRDLCLQAYGTWFKSLAASQQSWEDYLVHRILYDDNPFSQQVQSTSLEALPPALVQAAQVDLRALQELYRCGSATLSRWVQAGCQLNHPLIAWKQPIASDHFLHHHKDWRSVLPELANHYQTYGCGIFAQYQAFTWQAGQLVGIAHPDPVQMTEIVGYDWQKEKLVQNTQFLLKGYSALNVLLYGSRGSGKSSLVKGLLNEYARDGLRLVEVPKSELRNLPLILEQLRDLPQKFIIFVDDLSFEEDDDSFKALKVVLEGNITARSRNVVVYATSNRRHLIREFFEDRPRPSDQDEVHAWDTVQEKLSFSDRFGLTLTFEPPNQDRYLEIVHHLAQFAQIPLKPDDLEFRAKQWATRHNGRSGRSARQFIDFLQGELGV; from the coding sequence ATGTCTTCCTCTTCGTCCCGTCCCTCTGCTAGTTTTTTGCTCCAACAAGCTGCCTCTTTATTGCTATATCAGTCGGTATTAGCAGATGAGGTGGGACAAGCCTTTCTTGAATTATTACAAAGATTAAAAGAACAGCGCGATCGCGACCTTTGTCTCCAAGCCTACGGCACTTGGTTTAAATCTCTCGCCGCCAGCCAACAAAGTTGGGAAGATTACCTCGTCCATCGGATTCTCTATGATGACAATCCCTTTTCGCAACAAGTGCAATCGACCTCTCTCGAAGCGTTACCCCCAGCGCTCGTTCAAGCAGCGCAAGTGGACCTGAGAGCATTACAAGAACTTTATCGCTGTGGGAGTGCGACCCTGAGTCGGTGGGTTCAAGCGGGTTGTCAGTTGAATCATCCGCTCATTGCTTGGAAACAGCCCATTGCCAGCGATCATTTCCTCCATCACCACAAGGATTGGCGGTCTGTATTACCGGAACTGGCGAACCATTATCAAACTTATGGTTGTGGGATTTTTGCTCAATATCAAGCATTTACTTGGCAAGCCGGGCAATTAGTAGGCATTGCCCATCCTGATCCCGTGCAAATGACAGAAATTGTGGGGTATGACTGGCAGAAAGAAAAGCTGGTGCAAAATACCCAGTTCCTTTTGAAAGGCTATTCTGCCCTGAATGTTCTCCTTTATGGTAGCCGTGGCTCGGGAAAATCTTCTTTGGTGAAAGGCTTACTCAATGAATATGCCCGTGATGGCTTGCGATTAGTAGAGGTGCCCAAATCAGAATTGCGCAATCTTCCCTTGATTTTAGAGCAATTACGGGACTTACCCCAGAAGTTTATTATTTTTGTCGATGATTTGTCTTTTGAAGAAGATGACGACTCGTTTAAAGCATTGAAAGTGGTTTTAGAAGGAAATATTACCGCGCGATCGCGCAATGTGGTCGTTTATGCCACCTCCAACCGCCGTCATCTCATTCGCGAGTTTTTCGAGGATCGCCCTCGTCCCAGCGATCAAGACGAAGTTCATGCTTGGGATACAGTACAAGAAAAATTATCGTTCAGCGATCGCTTCGGTTTAACCCTCACCTTTGAACCGCCTAACCAAGATCGCTATCTGGAAATTGTGCATCATTTGGCTCAATTCGCCCAAATCCCCCTCAAACCAGACGACTTAGAATTTAGAGCCAAACAGTGGGCTACTCGCCATAACGGGCGTTCTGGGCGCAGTGCGAGGCAGTTCATCGACTTTTTACAGGGCGAACTCGGGGTTTAA
- the sodX gene encoding nickel-type superoxide dismutase maturation protease — translation MLADITLKEFLLWLLRKRKRFRVVGHSMLPLLKPGEEVLIDPAIQETQHLQIGDLVVAQHPTQGNLQVIKRVSFISATGNYFLVGDNPQESTDSRSFGSVSLEQIVGRVTCRFG, via the coding sequence ATGCTAGCAGATATTACACTGAAAGAATTTTTGCTGTGGTTGCTGAGAAAACGTAAACGGTTTCGTGTGGTTGGCCACTCGATGCTTCCGCTCTTAAAACCGGGAGAAGAAGTCCTAATTGACCCCGCAATCCAAGAAACTCAGCATCTCCAAATTGGAGATCTAGTAGTTGCCCAACATCCGACTCAAGGGAATCTCCAAGTGATTAAACGCGTGAGTTTTATTTCCGCAACCGGCAACTATTTCCTCGTGGGGGATAATCCTCAAGAAAGTACCGATAGCAGAAGTTTTGGCAGTGTGAGCTTAGAGCAAATTGTAGGGCGTGTCACTTGTCGTTTTGGTTAA